The DNA window GGGTGCCTGGGGTGAAGCGGGCCCGCACGCCGCGGCGCGCCAGGGCGTAGCGCCCAGGTGGGGCATCGACGCTTGGCACCATTGCAAAGCTGATACAACACGGCCTCTGTGCGGCACGTCATCTTCCGGGTGGAAAAAGAGCGCTACGGGTTGCCGCTATCCGCGGTGCGGGAGGTCGTCGTGCCTCCAGAGCGGTTCACCCGGGTTCCCCGTGCGCCCGCTGCGATTACCGGGGTCATGAACCTGCGGGGACGCGTGGTGACGGTGGTGGAGTTGCGGCAGTTGTTGGGGTTGCCGGACGGTGCCACACCGTCGGCCCGCGTGGTTCTTCTGGACCGAGGCCGCAGGGATCTGGGACTGTTGGTGACGGACGTGGATGGAATCGAGGCGGTGGAGCGGGTGAGCACGGCACCGGGGAAGTTGACTCCGGCCATCCGAGGCGTTGCCCGGCTGGGTGGGCTGGGAGTGACGGTGCTGGACCCGGAGGGCCTGGACGCCGCGGTGGTTGCCTTGTTCACCCATTCCAAGTGAGTAGCCCCCTGGAAAGCGCGGGTGATAGTGTCCGCGCTCCTCTAGGCAAGGCGATTCGGAGGCGGAGTTCTTCACATGGCTAAGCGGGTCCTGGTCGTCGACGATGCCATCTTCATGCGCAACATGATCAAGGACATCTTCGCGTCTGGAGGGTTCGAGGTCGTCGGTGAAGCGGCCAATGGCCTGGAGGCGGTGGAGAAGTACAAGGAGCTCAAGCCCGACCTCACGACGATGGACATCGTGATGCCCTTCAAGAGCGGCATCGAGGCGACGCGGGAGATCATCAAGCACGACAGCAGCGCGGTGGTCATCATGTGCTCCGCGCTGGGGCAGGAGAGCCTGGTGATGGAGGCCATCGAGGCGGGTGCCTCGGACTTCATCGTCAAGCCGTTCCGGGCCGAGGACGTGTTGGCCGTGGTGAAGAAGGTCCTGGGAGAGGCGTGAGCGGCAGCGCCTTCGGGCGGAGTCGCGCTTCCTGACGAGGTCGGGCATGACGATGGACATGTCCCGTTACCTGGGCCTCTTCATCTCAGAGGCCACCGAGCACTTGGAGTCGCTCGGACGGGACCTGGTGCAACTGGAGCGGGAAGGCTCCTCGAGCGCGGTCGACTCGATGTTCCGTCACGCCCACTCGGTGAAGGGCATGGCGTCGTCGATGGGCTTCGAGTCCATCGCCATCGTGGCGCACCGGGTGGAGGACCTCGTCGATGCCGTGCGGCAGGACCGGGGACGGCTGGACCGGGACCTGGTGGACCTGCTGCTGAGTGCCTCGGACACGCTGCTGGCGCAGGTGCGCGCCGTGGCCGAGGGACGCCAGCCCGACGACGCGGCGACGCTCCTGACGCAGCTGGGCCAGCGCGTCACCCTGATGACGGGCCACGCGCCCACCGCGACGCGCGTCGCCAAGGTGACCGTGCTCAAGCCCGACGGCTCCGACGGGGGCGAGGGTTCTGGCTCCTCGGGCGGAGGAGAGCCTTCGGGCTCCACGGGCTCGGGCGGTACGTCGGGTTCGGGTGGTGCTTCTGGCGCGGGTGGCTCCACGGGCGCGGGTGGCAGCACAGGCTCGAGCGGTACGTCGAGCGCGGGTGGTACCTCGGGCGCAGGCGGCGCTACCGGCTCGGGCGGCACCACGGGCGCGGGCGGTACCTCGGGCTCCACGGGTTCGGGCACCCCAGGCGCATCGGGCGGCGGAGCCTCTGCGGCCTCCACGGTTTCTCCTCCGTCGAGCGAGAGCGCGAGCCCCGGTTCCGAGGGCAGCCCGAGTGGGAGTGCGACCTCGGGGTCCGCCGCCAGTGCGGCGACGCCCGTTCCGCCCCGACTGACCACGGAAGACGGTGGAGTCGGTGGCGTGCGAGGCGTGTTGGGCATCGGTGCCCCGCCAGCCTCCCCCGCAAGCGGCAACGTCTCCACGGGCACGCCTCCTGGGCTCACGGAGGCCTCGCCGAATGATCTCGGCACGGCGCTCAAGTCGGCCTCGGGCGGCGCGCTTCCGGGAGAGCGCGCGGAGGAACCGCGTGGGACGACCCAGCGCTGGGCGGTGCGCCTGCGCATCTCCCCCACGTGCCAGGTGCCCGGCGTGCGCGCCTTCCTGGTGCACAAGCGGCTCACCAACCTGGGCACGTTGGTGGACCTGCGGCCCGCACTGGAGGAGCTGAAAGCGGGCCGCATCCCGGACGGCTACATCCAGGCGGAGCTGGAGACGACGGTGGGCGATGCGGGCATCAACGCATCGCTGAAGAACGTGGCGGAGGTGGACGTCGTCTCCGTGAAGCTCGCGGTCGCCACGCCGGTCCCCGCTGTCGTTCCCTCGTCGACGGGAGAGGGCGGACGCGCCACGGGAGACTCCTCCTCGCGCACGGTCCGCGTGCGCACGGAGCTGCTGGACTACTTCCTCGACACGGTGGGCGAGCTGATGCTCGCCACGGCGCGCCTGCGTGAAGTGGGCAAGGTGTTGCCAGAGACCGTGCGCCCCGCGCTGGAGGAGGGCGTCTACCGGCTGCACACGCTGGTGAAGGACCTGCACGACAAGGTGATGACGGCGCGCATGACGCCGCTGTCGCTCATCACCGACCGGCTGCCGCGCGCGGCGCGAGACATCGCCCGTCGCAAGGAGCGCGAGGTCGACCTGGTCATCACCGGCGCGGAAATCGAGCTCGACCGCGCCATCCTCGACGAGCTGGCGGACCCGCTGCTGCACCTGCTGCGCAACTGCATCGACCACGGCCTGGAGTCCCCCGACGAGCGCATCGCCGCGAAGAAGGGCCCGCGCGGGCGCGTGCTCGTGGCCGTCAAGCGCGCCCGGGACCGCGTCATCATCGAGCTGGAAGATGACGGCCGGGGCATGAATCCCGCGAAGCTGAAGGCCGCGGCGGTGTCGCGGGGCCTGCTGACGCCGGAGCTCGCCGCGCGCATGACGGACCGCGAGGCGTTCCTGCTCTCGTGCCTGCCGGGCGTCTCCACGGCGAAGGACGTGACGGACATCTCCGGCCGCGGCGTGGGCATGGACGCCGTCAAGCGCGTGGTGGAGAGCGTGGGTGGCACGCTCGAAATCGACAGCGAGGCGGGCCGAGGCACCCGCTTCACCCTGCGGCTCCCTTTGACGGTGGCCGTGGTGCACCTGCTGCTGGTGGAGGTGGGCGAAGAGGTCTTCGGCCTGCCCATCGCCAAGGTGGTGGGGGCCACGGAGGCGGACAGCGAGGCGCTCAGCCGCAGCCGCGAGACGGCGCTGTTGCCGCACGGCAACTCGCTGCTGCCCGTGCACGCGCTGGACACGCTCGTGGGCGTGCCGGTGCCGGGGCTGCGGGGCGTGCGTCCCTTCGTGGTGATGGAGGGCGACTCCGGACGGGTGGCGCTGGGCGTGGACCGGTTGCTCGGGCAGGAGGAAGTGGTGCTCAAGCCGTTGTCGCGGCCGCTGGATTTGCTGCCGGGACTCTCCGGAGTGACCATCCTGGGTAGCGGCCGTCCGGTCTTCATCCTGGATGTGCCGAGGTTATTGTCCGCGTGAGCCTGTCTCTTCCCAGCGACGCGCAGCTCGATGCCCTGCGCGAGGTGGCCAACATCGGCTGTGGCCATGCCGCCAATGCGCTCTCCCGGTTGATGGGGGGGCGTCAGGTGGACCTGTCCGTCCCACGGGTGCTGCTCGCGGGTCCCGAGGACGCGGCGGGGATGTTGGGCGGCGATGCTCCCGCGGTGGCGGCCTGGCTCGCCATCACAGGGGCCCTGCGGGGCGTGATGATGCTCGGGTTGTCCCAGGCGGATGGCCTGTCCCTGGAGACCTTGCTGCTGGGAGGGCAGACGTCCGGGCAGGAGGAGCGCGACAGCGCGGTGTCCGAGGCCGCCAACATCGTCGCGAGTGCCTGTCTGTCCGCCATCGGCAAGCTGACGTCGTGGCGGCTGATGCCGTCGGTGCCCACGCTGCGGCGGGGCAGCGCGCGGGTGCTGGTGGACGCGGCGGTGTCCCAGGTGGAGGGCGACGCGAGCCGTGTGGTGGTGCTGGAGGCGCGCTTCATGGCGTCGTCGACCCCCCCGGTGAGCGGGCAGCTTCTGTTGGTGCTCGAGCGGGAGAGCTCGCGGGCGCTTCTGGCGCGGCTGGGCGTGTAGCCCGTTTCGGGGTACACGGCCCCCATGGACGAGAAGTCGCTGAAGCAGCTCCTGGGGAGCGTGAAGTCGGGCCGTGTCTCGGTGGATGACGCCGTGGGCAAGCTCAAGGACCTGCCCTTCGCGGAGCTGGGCTACGCGACGCTCGACACCCACCGCAACCTGCGCTTCGGGTTCCCCGAGGTGGTGCTGGGTGGGCCCAAGACGGTGGAGCAGTTGCTGGGCATCGTCGGCGCGCTGGTGGAGCGCAAGCAGACGGTGCTGGTGACGCGGCTGCAGGAGGAGAAGGCGGAGGTGCTGCTCGAGCGCTTCCCCAAGGCCCAGTACCACCCGGTGGCGCGCATCTTCCACCTCAAGCAGGGCAAGGTGCGAGCGGGCCGCGTGGCCGTCGTCACGGCGGGCACCAGCGATATCCCCGTGGCGGAGGAGGCCGCGGTGACGGCCGAGGCGATGGGCGCGGAGGTGCGGCGCGTCTACGACGTGGGCGTGGCGGGCATCCACCGGCTCCTGCGGCGCCGGGAGGAAATCCAGGAGTGCCATGTCGCCGTGGTGGTGGCGGGCATGGAGGGAGCGCTGGCGAGCGCGCTGGGCGGCCTGGTGGGCATCCCCGTGGTCGCGGTGCCCACGTCGGTGGGCTACGGCGCCAACTTCCAGGGCCTGTCCGCGCTGCTGGCGATGGTGAACTCCTGTGCCTCCAATGTGGCGACGATGAACATCGACAATGGCTTTGGTGGGGGCTTCTACGCGGCCCTCGTCTCGCGCACGAAGGGACGGCGGTGAGCACCATGCGACGCATCCTCTACCTGGAGCCGGTGGGTGGCATCGCCGGGGACATGTTCCTGGCGGCGGGCATCGACCTGGGGCTCGCGCCGGAGGCGATTGAAGCGGCGCTGCGAGGCTTGAAGGTGCCGGGGTGGAAGCTGGCGGTGAGCCGCGCGGTGCGCCACGCCATCAGCGGCACGCATCTGGACGTGGTGCTGGACGCGCGCGAGGCCCATCCGCACCGGGCCTACGCGGACATCCGCCGCCTCATCGAGTCCGCCACCACGCTGCCGGACCGCGCGAAGGAGCGCGCGCTGGCGGTGTTCCGCGCCATCGGCGAGGCAGAGGCGAAGGTGCATGGCGTGTCCATCGACGACATCCACTTCCACGAAGTGGGTGCGGTGGACTCCATCGTGGACATCTGCGGCGCGGCGGTGGTGCTGGAGTTGTTGGGGGACCCGGAGGTGCACGCGGCGCCGCCGCCCCTGGGCAGCGGGACGATTCGCGTGGCCCATGGCGCCATGCCGATTCCAGTGCCGGCCACGCTGGAGCTGCTGCGCGACGTGCCCGTGCGCTTCGAGGGCGTGGGCGAGTTGACGACGCCCACCGGCGCGGCGCTGCTCAAGGTGCTGTCGAAGATTGGCCACCCGCCCGACTTCATCGTGGAGAAGGTGGGCTACGGCGTGGGCACGAAGGACTTCCGCGACAGGCCCAACGTGCTGCGCGCGTCCCTGGGGCGCATGGAGGCGTCGCGCTCCGAGGGGCTGTGGGTGGTGGAAGCCAACCTGGACGACGCCACGCCGCAGTTGCTCGGGCACCTGGTGGAGCGGATGTTGAGCGTGGGCGCGCTGGACGCGTGGGTGGCGCCGGTGGTGATGAAGAAGAGTCGCCCCGGGCACCTCTTGAGCGTGCTGGCCGAGGGTGGGCTGCGCGACACGGTGGTGGACACGCTGCTGCGCGAGTCGACGTCGCTGGGTGTTCGCTACCACCGCGTGGAGCGCCAGGCGCTGGAGCGCGACTGGGTGGAGGTGGAGACTCCGTGGGGCCGGGTGCGCGTGAAGCGTGGCTTGCTCAACGGCGCGGTCCTCAACGCCCATCCCGAGTTCGAGGACTGCCGGCGTGTCGCGGAGGAGGCGAAGGTTCCGGTGAAGCAGGTGATGACGGCGGCCATGGTGGCGCTCGGCCTCCCTGGCTGAGCCGGAGTCGCAGCACGAGCCCGAGGCCCGCGAGGCGGAGTGCCTCGTCCTCGGTGGGACGGTGGGCTTCGGCTTACCGTCGCCGCGTACCCAGGATGGGAAGGAGCATCACGAGCCCGAGGCCCGCGAGGGCCATGCCCGCGATGCGGAGTCGCCCGTGTCCTCGGAGCAGCACGAGCGTCACGCCCAGGTAGGCCGCCACGGCCACCCTTCGCGCGAACGGTGAGGGCAGCAGGGCCAGCAGCCCCGTGCCCAGCGACGCGTGCTTGCGGAAGAGGTGCCACCCGCTGCCCTTCTGCTCCTGGGCGCGCAGCTTCCCCATGAGGTACGCGTAGCGCTCGTCGTCCTCGCGGCGCTCGTGCTCGAGCCGCGACGACGCCCCTTCAGCTCCAGGGGACGCGCGCCTGTCGCGTGCTTCCTGTCGTGCGCGAGTGAGCCGCGCTTTGTGTTCGCGCTGCTGGGGCGTCGTCAGGTCCGCCTCACAGCGCTGGCACGTCTTCGCGTACCGCCCGTTCTCCGCATCGCAGAGGAGGCAGCGCGGGAAATCGAGCGCGTCTTCCGACAGGTCTGGCCGGTGCTCGAGCACCAGGGGCGCCTGTGCCTTGAAGCGCTCCAGATGTGCTTCAGGGACGATGTTGCCCTGGGGGGCCGCGCCGCGCTCGGCGAGGTCCTCGAAGCGCCGACCTCCGTCGTGGAGCTGCGCGGGCGCGTCCTGCTTCGCGCGCTCACCCCGGTCGTTCTCCAGATGGAGGAAGCGCGAGAGCTTGAACTTCATGCGGGAGTGCTCTCGCGAGACGAGGCGGGCCGGGTGCGTCCGCGCGCCCACTCTCGCAGCCGGCCAATCTCGTCGCGCATCGTCACCGACAGCGGGAACGTGTCGCGGAGCGTCCTCACCAGGTGCTGCTGCTCCAGCTCGGTGTTCTCCGCGAAGGCTTCATAGAGCCCGGCCACCACGGACTGCTCGATTTCGGCGCCGCTGAAGCCCTCGGCGAGCGCGGCCAGCTCCGGCACGGAGAACCGCGAGGGCTCCCGCTTCCGCTTGCGCAGGTGGATGCGGAAGATGTCCTCGCGCTCGGCCTGGGCGGGCAGGTCGATGAAGAAGATTTCGTCGAAGCGTCCCTTGCGCAGCACCTCGGGAGGCAGCCCGTCGATGCGATTGGCCGTGGCCACCACGAACACCGGCGCCGTCTTCTCCTGGAGCCACGTCAAGAGCGTGCCGAAGACGCGCGCGGACACACCGCTGTCCGCGGAGCTGGAGGAGGCCACGCCCGACAGCCCCTTCTCGATTTCATCCACCCACAGCACCACGGGCGACACGCTCTCCGCCACGCGGATGGCCTTGCGCAGGTTCTCCTCCGAGGAACCAATCAGCCCGCTGAAGATGCGGCCCATGTCCAGCCGCAGGAGCGGCAGGTTCCAGTGCGCGGAGACGGCCTTCGCGGTGAGGCTCTTGCCGCAGCCCTGGACGCCCAGCAGCAACAGCCCGCGAGGCTCCGGCAGACCGAACTGACGCGCCCGCTCCCCAAAGGCCGCGGTGCGCTGACTCAGCCACCCCTTGAGGTTCTCCAGGCCGCCCACGTTGCCCAGCGTCTCATCGGGTGGGTAGTACTCGAGCAGGCCGCTCTTGCGAATCACCTGCCGCTTCTCGTCCTGGATGCGCTTGATGTCCTCGGGGCCCAGCTTGCCGTCGGAGGCGATGGCCTTGGCGAAGGCGTTCTCCGCCTCCGACATCGTCAGCCCGAGCGCGGCCTTGATGAGCTGGTCGGCGTGTTCGCGCGATATCTCGATGGTTGCTTTGTTCGTCCGGCGCACCACCGCGACAATCTCCTTCAAGAGCCGCATGAGGTCGTTGTACCCGGGCATGGGCACGTCGATGACGGAGACCTCCTTCTCCAGCTCCACGGGGATGAGCAGCGAGGGCGACAGGAGGATGACGGTGGTGAAGGTGCTCTTGAGGAAGTGCGCCAGCTCTCGCAGGGCGCGCACCACGGTCTTCTCCTCCAGGAAGGCGTGGAAGTCCTTCAGCACCACCAGCGCGGGCTCGCCCAGCTTCTCGATGGCGGCCAGGGCGTCGATGGGGTTGCGCGTGTCCTCGGGGAGCGCGCCCGTGCGCGAGTTGCCCGCGCTTCGCAGGCCCCGGGTGACGGACCAGGTGAAGAGGGCCTTGCCGTGCGCGCGAGCCAGCTCCGCGAGGATGGCCTCCACGCGCTGCTCCTCCCAGGACACCAGGTAGAGCAGCGGGTAGCGGGCGCGAACGAGGAGGTCCAGCTCCTCGAGCCACGGCTCGGTGGGGTGAGAGGCTCGGGCGCTGCCGGGGGCGGGGAGCGACATTCTCCCGCTACCTTAGTGGCCGCCCCTCCGGAACGAAAACGCCGCGAGGGGATTCGCGCCTTGTCCGGTTACATCGGCGCGGGCTTCAAGAGGGTGAAGGCCGCCCCCGTCGGGTCGGTCACCACGCTGAAGCGGCCGTAGGGCATGTCGGTGGGCGGCACATGGACCCGACCCCCGAGCTGAGAGACTTTCGCCGCGGCTGCGTCCGTGTCCTCGACCGCGAAGTAGTTCATCCAGTGCGGAGGGATATCGGCCGGCATTCCCATCCCCATCTGGAACACGCCCGCCACGCCCTTCGCCCCGTGGTTCAGGACGTAGTAGTCCATGTTCGCGATGCTCTCGGGGGCCAGGCCCAGGAGCGCGGTGTAGAAGTCCTTCGCGCGAGCGCCGTCGCGGGTCTGCACCTCGCTCCAGACGAGGGTGCCGGGCTCGCCGACGAGCTGGGCGCCGTGGTGTTCGCGCGACTGCCACAGGCCGAAGTGCGCGCCAGTGGGGTCTTCGATGAAGGCCAGCCGCCCCGATTGGAAGACGTCCATGGGAGGGACCACCACCTTGCCGCCGAGCTGCGTGGCGCGCGCGACGAAGGCGTCGACGTTGTCCGCCTCGAAGTAGACGCTCCACCGTGCCGGGCCGGGGACCTCCTTGGGCTTCACGCCCATGCCGGCGACGTCGCGGCCGTTGAGCTGGCACATCGTGTAGAAGCCTGCCTCCTTGGCGCCAGTCCTGAACGTCCAGCCGAACAGCCCACCGTAGAAGGCCTTGGCGCCTTCCAGGTCTGGCGTCATCAAGTCCACCCAGGTGGGCGTCCCCACCTCATGTTTGTCGACCGTGGGCATCGAGGGTTCCTCCAGAAGTGAGCTGGGAGCGGGCCACTGAAAAAGCTAGCCATCCCGCGCGCGGATGCCCAGGCGTGCGGACGACGCCGCGCCGCGTCTCCCGCCTGGGAGACTGGGAGGATGCGATGGCGGCGGCTGGAGGTGACGCCCTGTCCCCGCCGAGAGCGCCCCGTCAGCTCAATTGACGTAGAAGCGCTGCTCGGTGTTCATGACCCGCCCCTCCTGGAAGAAAACCTCCCGCACGTAGTAGCTCTTGCCGTTGGGGAGCGGCTGTATGGCCATGCCCTCGAATAGACTTCTTTCGAGTGGGGCGAGTTGAGTCGTTGCGAGACATTGTAGTCGCCCAGCGGATGCCCCCAGGAGCTCCCGCACCTCAGCGAAGGTCATGCCCAACGTGACCCGATGAAAGTCTTCCTCGGTGTCGCTCGTCTTCGACTCTCGCTCTTTCAGTCTCGAGGGTCAGCCCTGGCACCATCCGGTGTCGAAGCACGCGCCACGCACCGGGCCCCGCCAGGACCAGGCATCGTCCTCCGTTTCTCCGCTCACCTTCTTCGCCCATGGCGAACGCGGCGTTCGTCTTCCAGGTCCTGACGGGTGGGGCTCTGACGCAATGCCTTTCCATTTGGTATGAACGCGCTTCTCCCAACCCGGCACGCGAGAGGACAGGACACGCCATGCAGACCGCCACGCCTCTTTCCTCGGTGCCCTCCGTCGCCCCCTTCTTTCCTCCGGTGCGAGGCACCCAGGACGAGGCGAAGGTGCCGTGGATTCTCGTGGGCGTGCTCGCCCCCATCCTCGTGCTCACGTTCCTCTTCAGCCCGGCGGGTCGGCTCAACTGGGCGCTGGAGGTGGGGCCGGGGCTGGTGGGCATCGGCGTACTGGCCGCCACCTTCCGCCGCTTCCCCATGTCCCGCTGGGTCTACGTCTGCGTCTTCCTGCACGTGCTCGTGCTGACGTACGGCGGCTACTACACCTACGCGCTCACGCCGCTGGGAGACTGGGCCCGGGACACCTTCGCGCTGTCGCGCAATCCCTATGACCGGCTGGGGCACTTCGTGCAGGGCTTCTTCCCCGCGTTCATCATCCGCGAGGTGCTCCTGCGCTCCACGCCGCTGCGGCGAGGCGGCTGGCTGAACTTCCTCACCGGCTCGGTGGCGCTGGCCATCAGCGCCTTCTACGAGCTCCTGGAGTGGTGGGCCGCGCTGGCGTTGGACCCGGAAGGGGGCGACAAGTTCCTGGGCACCCAGGGAGACATCTGGGATGCCCAGTGGGACATGTTCCTCGCGCTCTGCGGCG is part of the Myxococcus landrumus genome and encodes:
- a CDS encoding chemotaxis protein CheW; translation: MRHVIFRVEKERYGLPLSAVREVVVPPERFTRVPRAPAAITGVMNLRGRVVTVVELRQLLGLPDGATPSARVVLLDRGRRDLGLLVTDVDGIEAVERVSTAPGKLTPAIRGVARLGGLGVTVLDPEGLDAAVVALFTHSK
- a CDS encoding response regulator, which produces MAKRVLVVDDAIFMRNMIKDIFASGGFEVVGEAANGLEAVEKYKELKPDLTTMDIVMPFKSGIEATREIIKHDSSAVVIMCSALGQESLVMEAIEAGASDFIVKPFRAEDVLAVVKKVLGEA
- a CDS encoding chemotaxis protein CheA, which translates into the protein MTMDMSRYLGLFISEATEHLESLGRDLVQLEREGSSSAVDSMFRHAHSVKGMASSMGFESIAIVAHRVEDLVDAVRQDRGRLDRDLVDLLLSASDTLLAQVRAVAEGRQPDDAATLLTQLGQRVTLMTGHAPTATRVAKVTVLKPDGSDGGEGSGSSGGGEPSGSTGSGGTSGSGGASGAGGSTGAGGSTGSSGTSSAGGTSGAGGATGSGGTTGAGGTSGSTGSGTPGASGGGASAASTVSPPSSESASPGSEGSPSGSATSGSAASAATPVPPRLTTEDGGVGGVRGVLGIGAPPASPASGNVSTGTPPGLTEASPNDLGTALKSASGGALPGERAEEPRGTTQRWAVRLRISPTCQVPGVRAFLVHKRLTNLGTLVDLRPALEELKAGRIPDGYIQAELETTVGDAGINASLKNVAEVDVVSVKLAVATPVPAVVPSSTGEGGRATGDSSSRTVRVRTELLDYFLDTVGELMLATARLREVGKVLPETVRPALEEGVYRLHTLVKDLHDKVMTARMTPLSLITDRLPRAARDIARRKEREVDLVITGAEIELDRAILDELADPLLHLLRNCIDHGLESPDERIAAKKGPRGRVLVAVKRARDRVIIELEDDGRGMNPAKLKAAAVSRGLLTPELAARMTDREAFLLSCLPGVSTAKDVTDISGRGVGMDAVKRVVESVGGTLEIDSEAGRGTRFTLRLPLTVAVVHLLLVEVGEEVFGLPIAKVVGATEADSEALSRSRETALLPHGNSLLPVHALDTLVGVPVPGLRGVRPFVVMEGDSGRVALGVDRLLGQEEVVLKPLSRPLDLLPGLSGVTILGSGRPVFILDVPRLLSA
- a CDS encoding chemotaxis protein CheC; amino-acid sequence: MSLSLPSDAQLDALREVANIGCGHAANALSRLMGGRQVDLSVPRVLLAGPEDAAGMLGGDAPAVAAWLAITGALRGVMMLGLSQADGLSLETLLLGGQTSGQEERDSAVSEAANIVASACLSAIGKLTSWRLMPSVPTLRRGSARVLVDAAVSQVEGDASRVVVLEARFMASSTPPVSGQLLLVLERESSRALLARLGV
- the larB gene encoding nickel pincer cofactor biosynthesis protein LarB yields the protein MDEKSLKQLLGSVKSGRVSVDDAVGKLKDLPFAELGYATLDTHRNLRFGFPEVVLGGPKTVEQLLGIVGALVERKQTVLVTRLQEEKAEVLLERFPKAQYHPVARIFHLKQGKVRAGRVAVVTAGTSDIPVAEEAAVTAEAMGAEVRRVYDVGVAGIHRLLRRREEIQECHVAVVVAGMEGALASALGGLVGIPVVAVPTSVGYGANFQGLSALLAMVNSCASNVATMNIDNGFGGGFYAALVSRTKGRR
- the larC gene encoding nickel pincer cofactor biosynthesis protein LarC, whose amino-acid sequence is MRRILYLEPVGGIAGDMFLAAGIDLGLAPEAIEAALRGLKVPGWKLAVSRAVRHAISGTHLDVVLDAREAHPHRAYADIRRLIESATTLPDRAKERALAVFRAIGEAEAKVHGVSIDDIHFHEVGAVDSIVDICGAAVVLELLGDPEVHAAPPPLGSGTIRVAHGAMPIPVPATLELLRDVPVRFEGVGELTTPTGAALLKVLSKIGHPPDFIVEKVGYGVGTKDFRDRPNVLRASLGRMEASRSEGLWVVEANLDDATPQLLGHLVERMLSVGALDAWVAPVVMKKSRPGHLLSVLAEGGLRDTVVDTLLRESTSLGVRYHRVERQALERDWVEVETPWGRVRVKRGLLNGAVLNAHPEFEDCRRVAEEAKVPVKQVMTAAMVALGLPG
- a CDS encoding AAA family ATPase, with protein sequence MSLPAPGSARASHPTEPWLEELDLLVRARYPLLYLVSWEEQRVEAILAELARAHGKALFTWSVTRGLRSAGNSRTGALPEDTRNPIDALAAIEKLGEPALVVLKDFHAFLEEKTVVRALRELAHFLKSTFTTVILLSPSLLIPVELEKEVSVIDVPMPGYNDLMRLLKEIVAVVRRTNKATIEISREHADQLIKAALGLTMSEAENAFAKAIASDGKLGPEDIKRIQDEKRQVIRKSGLLEYYPPDETLGNVGGLENLKGWLSQRTAAFGERARQFGLPEPRGLLLLGVQGCGKSLTAKAVSAHWNLPLLRLDMGRIFSGLIGSSEENLRKAIRVAESVSPVVLWVDEIEKGLSGVASSSSADSGVSARVFGTLLTWLQEKTAPVFVVATANRIDGLPPEVLRKGRFDEIFFIDLPAQAEREDIFRIHLRKRKREPSRFSVPELAALAEGFSGAEIEQSVVAGLYEAFAENTELEQQHLVRTLRDTFPLSVTMRDEIGRLREWARGRTRPASSRESTPA
- a CDS encoding VOC family protein, encoding MPTVDKHEVGTPTWVDLMTPDLEGAKAFYGGLFGWTFRTGAKEAGFYTMCQLNGRDVAGMGVKPKEVPGPARWSVYFEADNVDAFVARATQLGGKVVVPPMDVFQSGRLAFIEDPTGAHFGLWQSREHHGAQLVGEPGTLVWSEVQTRDGARAKDFYTALLGLAPESIANMDYYVLNHGAKGVAGVFQMGMGMPADIPPHWMNYFAVEDTDAAAAKVSQLGGRVHVPPTDMPYGRFSVVTDPTGAAFTLLKPAPM
- a CDS encoding DUF2238 domain-containing protein — protein: MQTATPLSSVPSVAPFFPPVRGTQDEAKVPWILVGVLAPILVLTFLFSPAGRLNWALEVGPGLVGIGVLAATFRRFPMSRWVYVCVFLHVLVLTYGGYYTYALTPLGDWARDTFALSRNPYDRLGHFVQGFFPAFIIREVLLRSTPLRRGGWLNFLTGSVALAISAFYELLEWWAALALDPEGGDKFLGTQGDIWDAQWDMFLALCGATLAMALLGRAHLKSIEKLVTRAKVTST